The following proteins come from a genomic window of Falco cherrug isolate bFalChe1 chromosome Z, bFalChe1.pri, whole genome shotgun sequence:
- the GTF2H2 gene encoding general transcription factor IIH subunit 2 isoform X1 gives MEDEPERTKRWEGGYERTWEILKEDESGSLKATIEDLLFKAKRKRLCEHHGQVRLGMMRHLYVVVDGSRTMEDQDLKPDRLTCTLKLLEYFVEEYFDQNPISQIGLIVTKSKRAEKMTELSGNSKKHITALQKAVDMNCSGEPSLYNSLNLAMQTLKHMPGHTSREVLVVFSSLTTCDPANIYDLIKCLKAVKIRVSVIGLSAEVRVCTVLARETGGTYHVILDESHYKELLMHHVSPPPANSSSECSLIRMGFPQHTIASLSDQDAKPSFSMVQLENNSEPGLTLGGYFCPQCRAKYCELPVECKICGLTLVSAPHLARSYHHLFPLDAFQEVPLEEYQGERYCQGCQTEIKDQNVYICKVCQNAFCVECDVFVHDSLHCCPGCIHERPAPISV, from the exons ATGGAGGACGAGCCCGAACGGACCAAGCGCTGGGAAGGCGGTTACGAAAGGACGTG GGAGATTTTGAAGGAAGATGAATCTGGCTCGCTGAAAGCGACCATCGAGGACCTTCTTTTCAAGGCAAAGAGGAAAAG acTCTGTGAACACCATGGACAAGTTCGACTTGGAATG ATGCGTCACCTTTACGTGGTTGTTGATGGATCAAGAACAATGGAGGACCAAGATTTAAAACCAGACAGACTTACTTGCACTTTGAAG TTACTGGAATATTTTGTTGAAGAGTATTTTGATCAAAATCCTATTAGTCAG attGGCTTAATTGTAACCAAGAgtaaaagagctgaaaaaatgaCAGAACTCTCAG GTAACTCAAAAAAGCACATaactgctctgcagaaagcagtggATATGAACTGCAGTGGAGAGCCGTCTCTATATAATTCCCTAAATTTGGCCATGCAGACTTTAAA GCACATGCCAGGACATACAAGCAGAGAGGTTTTGGTAGTCTTCAGCAGTCTGACAACATGCGATCCAGCCAACATCTATGATCTAATTAAG tgTTTAAAAGCAGTTAAGATCAGAGTATCTGTCATCGGCCTAAGTGCTGAAGTTCGAGTTTGTACAGTACTTGCCCGAGAAACTGGTG GAACATACCATGTTATTTTAGATGAAAGTCATTATAAGGAACTGCTGATGCATCATGTTAGTCCTCCACCTGCCAATTCAAGTTCTGAGTGCTCCCTTATTCGAATGG GTTTTCCTCAGCATACTATTGCTTCTCTATCAGATCAAGATGCAAAGCCATCCTTTAGTATGGT GCAACTGGAAAACAACAGTGAGCCAGGTCTTACACTGGGTGGATATTTCTGTCCCCAGTGCAGAGCCAAATACTGTGAACTTCCTGTGGAATGCAAAATCTGTG gTCTTACACTAGTGTCTGCACCTCACCTGGCTCGGTCTTACCATCACTTGTTTCCTTTGGATGCCTTTCAGGAAGTTCCTCTGGAAGAGTATCAGGGGGAACG GTATTGTCAGGGCTGccagacagaaataaaagatcaaAAT GTTTACATATGTAAAGTGTGCCAGAATGCATTTTGTGTGGAGTGTGATGTGTTTGTTCATGATTCTCTTcactgctgtcctggctgcattCATGAACGCCCTGCTCCCATATCTGTATGA
- the GTF2H2 gene encoding general transcription factor IIH subunit 2 isoform X2, with protein MEDEPERTKRWEGGYERTWEILKEDESGSLKATIEDLLFKAKRKRLCEHHGQVRLGMMRHLYVVVDGSRTMEDQDLKPDRLTCTLKIGLIVTKSKRAEKMTELSGNSKKHITALQKAVDMNCSGEPSLYNSLNLAMQTLKHMPGHTSREVLVVFSSLTTCDPANIYDLIKCLKAVKIRVSVIGLSAEVRVCTVLARETGGTYHVILDESHYKELLMHHVSPPPANSSSECSLIRMGFPQHTIASLSDQDAKPSFSMVQLENNSEPGLTLGGYFCPQCRAKYCELPVECKICGLTLVSAPHLARSYHHLFPLDAFQEVPLEEYQGERYCQGCQTEIKDQNVYICKVCQNAFCVECDVFVHDSLHCCPGCIHERPAPISV; from the exons ATGGAGGACGAGCCCGAACGGACCAAGCGCTGGGAAGGCGGTTACGAAAGGACGTG GGAGATTTTGAAGGAAGATGAATCTGGCTCGCTGAAAGCGACCATCGAGGACCTTCTTTTCAAGGCAAAGAGGAAAAG acTCTGTGAACACCATGGACAAGTTCGACTTGGAATG ATGCGTCACCTTTACGTGGTTGTTGATGGATCAAGAACAATGGAGGACCAAGATTTAAAACCAGACAGACTTACTTGCACTTTGAAG attGGCTTAATTGTAACCAAGAgtaaaagagctgaaaaaatgaCAGAACTCTCAG GTAACTCAAAAAAGCACATaactgctctgcagaaagcagtggATATGAACTGCAGTGGAGAGCCGTCTCTATATAATTCCCTAAATTTGGCCATGCAGACTTTAAA GCACATGCCAGGACATACAAGCAGAGAGGTTTTGGTAGTCTTCAGCAGTCTGACAACATGCGATCCAGCCAACATCTATGATCTAATTAAG tgTTTAAAAGCAGTTAAGATCAGAGTATCTGTCATCGGCCTAAGTGCTGAAGTTCGAGTTTGTACAGTACTTGCCCGAGAAACTGGTG GAACATACCATGTTATTTTAGATGAAAGTCATTATAAGGAACTGCTGATGCATCATGTTAGTCCTCCACCTGCCAATTCAAGTTCTGAGTGCTCCCTTATTCGAATGG GTTTTCCTCAGCATACTATTGCTTCTCTATCAGATCAAGATGCAAAGCCATCCTTTAGTATGGT GCAACTGGAAAACAACAGTGAGCCAGGTCTTACACTGGGTGGATATTTCTGTCCCCAGTGCAGAGCCAAATACTGTGAACTTCCTGTGGAATGCAAAATCTGTG gTCTTACACTAGTGTCTGCACCTCACCTGGCTCGGTCTTACCATCACTTGTTTCCTTTGGATGCCTTTCAGGAAGTTCCTCTGGAAGAGTATCAGGGGGAACG GTATTGTCAGGGCTGccagacagaaataaaagatcaaAAT GTTTACATATGTAAAGTGTGCCAGAATGCATTTTGTGTGGAGTGTGATGTGTTTGTTCATGATTCTCTTcactgctgtcctggctgcattCATGAACGCCCTGCTCCCATATCTGTATGA
- the GTF2H2 gene encoding general transcription factor IIH subunit 2 isoform X3, producing MVKMQMRHLYVVVDGSRTMEDQDLKPDRLTCTLKLLEYFVEEYFDQNPISQIGLIVTKSKRAEKMTELSGNSKKHITALQKAVDMNCSGEPSLYNSLNLAMQTLKHMPGHTSREVLVVFSSLTTCDPANIYDLIKCLKAVKIRVSVIGLSAEVRVCTVLARETGGTYHVILDESHYKELLMHHVSPPPANSSSECSLIRMGFPQHTIASLSDQDAKPSFSMVQLENNSEPGLTLGGYFCPQCRAKYCELPVECKICGLTLVSAPHLARSYHHLFPLDAFQEVPLEEYQGERYCQGCQTEIKDQNVYICKVCQNAFCVECDVFVHDSLHCCPGCIHERPAPISV from the exons ATGGTGAAAATGCAGATGCGTCACCTTTACGTGGTTGTTGATGGATCAAGAACAATGGAGGACCAAGATTTAAAACCAGACAGACTTACTTGCACTTTGAAG TTACTGGAATATTTTGTTGAAGAGTATTTTGATCAAAATCCTATTAGTCAG attGGCTTAATTGTAACCAAGAgtaaaagagctgaaaaaatgaCAGAACTCTCAG GTAACTCAAAAAAGCACATaactgctctgcagaaagcagtggATATGAACTGCAGTGGAGAGCCGTCTCTATATAATTCCCTAAATTTGGCCATGCAGACTTTAAA GCACATGCCAGGACATACAAGCAGAGAGGTTTTGGTAGTCTTCAGCAGTCTGACAACATGCGATCCAGCCAACATCTATGATCTAATTAAG tgTTTAAAAGCAGTTAAGATCAGAGTATCTGTCATCGGCCTAAGTGCTGAAGTTCGAGTTTGTACAGTACTTGCCCGAGAAACTGGTG GAACATACCATGTTATTTTAGATGAAAGTCATTATAAGGAACTGCTGATGCATCATGTTAGTCCTCCACCTGCCAATTCAAGTTCTGAGTGCTCCCTTATTCGAATGG GTTTTCCTCAGCATACTATTGCTTCTCTATCAGATCAAGATGCAAAGCCATCCTTTAGTATGGT GCAACTGGAAAACAACAGTGAGCCAGGTCTTACACTGGGTGGATATTTCTGTCCCCAGTGCAGAGCCAAATACTGTGAACTTCCTGTGGAATGCAAAATCTGTG gTCTTACACTAGTGTCTGCACCTCACCTGGCTCGGTCTTACCATCACTTGTTTCCTTTGGATGCCTTTCAGGAAGTTCCTCTGGAAGAGTATCAGGGGGAACG GTATTGTCAGGGCTGccagacagaaataaaagatcaaAAT GTTTACATATGTAAAGTGTGCCAGAATGCATTTTGTGTGGAGTGTGATGTGTTTGTTCATGATTCTCTTcactgctgtcctggctgcattCATGAACGCCCTGCTCCCATATCTGTATGA
- the GTF2H2 gene encoding general transcription factor IIH subunit 2 isoform X4, giving the protein MVKMQMRHLYVVVDGSRTMEDQDLKPDRLTCTLKIGLIVTKSKRAEKMTELSGNSKKHITALQKAVDMNCSGEPSLYNSLNLAMQTLKHMPGHTSREVLVVFSSLTTCDPANIYDLIKCLKAVKIRVSVIGLSAEVRVCTVLARETGGTYHVILDESHYKELLMHHVSPPPANSSSECSLIRMGFPQHTIASLSDQDAKPSFSMVQLENNSEPGLTLGGYFCPQCRAKYCELPVECKICGLTLVSAPHLARSYHHLFPLDAFQEVPLEEYQGERYCQGCQTEIKDQNVYICKVCQNAFCVECDVFVHDSLHCCPGCIHERPAPISV; this is encoded by the exons ATGGTGAAAATGCAGATGCGTCACCTTTACGTGGTTGTTGATGGATCAAGAACAATGGAGGACCAAGATTTAAAACCAGACAGACTTACTTGCACTTTGAAG attGGCTTAATTGTAACCAAGAgtaaaagagctgaaaaaatgaCAGAACTCTCAG GTAACTCAAAAAAGCACATaactgctctgcagaaagcagtggATATGAACTGCAGTGGAGAGCCGTCTCTATATAATTCCCTAAATTTGGCCATGCAGACTTTAAA GCACATGCCAGGACATACAAGCAGAGAGGTTTTGGTAGTCTTCAGCAGTCTGACAACATGCGATCCAGCCAACATCTATGATCTAATTAAG tgTTTAAAAGCAGTTAAGATCAGAGTATCTGTCATCGGCCTAAGTGCTGAAGTTCGAGTTTGTACAGTACTTGCCCGAGAAACTGGTG GAACATACCATGTTATTTTAGATGAAAGTCATTATAAGGAACTGCTGATGCATCATGTTAGTCCTCCACCTGCCAATTCAAGTTCTGAGTGCTCCCTTATTCGAATGG GTTTTCCTCAGCATACTATTGCTTCTCTATCAGATCAAGATGCAAAGCCATCCTTTAGTATGGT GCAACTGGAAAACAACAGTGAGCCAGGTCTTACACTGGGTGGATATTTCTGTCCCCAGTGCAGAGCCAAATACTGTGAACTTCCTGTGGAATGCAAAATCTGTG gTCTTACACTAGTGTCTGCACCTCACCTGGCTCGGTCTTACCATCACTTGTTTCCTTTGGATGCCTTTCAGGAAGTTCCTCTGGAAGAGTATCAGGGGGAACG GTATTGTCAGGGCTGccagacagaaataaaagatcaaAAT GTTTACATATGTAAAGTGTGCCAGAATGCATTTTGTGTGGAGTGTGATGTGTTTGTTCATGATTCTCTTcactgctgtcctggctgcattCATGAACGCCCTGCTCCCATATCTGTATGA